The following proteins are encoded in a genomic region of Archocentrus centrarchus isolate MPI-CPG fArcCen1 unplaced genomic scaffold, fArcCen1 scaffold_24_ctg1, whole genome shotgun sequence:
- the LOC115775642 gene encoding butyrophilin subfamily 3 member A2-like, with the protein MVVFIPKYTPGKTAENIIKTVSGPTGTTVTLVTDIKSVFELGVTTDFLTVSQHALAVVMEVYAGEKSILLPCRFPGHIPEDDPAVMWTRSDLDPKSVHLLQKGGDDLRGQNQRYSGRTSVRSDALKTGNFSLTLRNPQLTDSGSYTCSISDGRQEQRLTDIQLQVKDQQVEVKVEEGSESVILPCKTTPDLPEDTRVEWTRSDPELVYIIQMKMNEDLLRTGDLSLTLKQPTQRDTGGYICTIYRDKDILRQKVVLQVKEPFLSKATVHLVLLVLVLVVSGDVLFHFWNYFMSLFPVKVEVELGAESVRLPFKTTKNLPADAKVMWERYDPRRMVHVFCREPDETKQHEDYRDRTEMNEDPLSTRDLTLTLKQPKEADSGEYKCLVWRRGDFIRTKSVLLTVRGLSQAEEGGEEAQVDRLMMRSIH; encoded by the exons ATGGTGGTCTTCATCCCCAAATATACACCAggcaaaactgcagaaaacataATAAAGACAGTCTCGGGGCCCACGGGGACGACAGTGACTCTTGTGACAGACATCAAGTCAGTGTTTGAGCTG GGCGTAACAACTGATTTCCTcacagtttcccagcatgccctggCTGTGGTGATGGAGGTGTATGCAGGAGAAAAGTCCATCCTGCTGCCCTGTCGGTTCCCAGGTCATATACCTGAGGACGatcctgcagtgatgtggactcgCAGTGATCTCGACCCCAAATCTGTCCACCTGCTCCAAAAAGGAGGAGATGATCTTAGAGGACAAAACCAGCGTTACAGCGGACGCACATCAGTGAGGTCTGATGCTCTAAAAACTGGAAacttcagcctcactctgaggaacCCACAACTGACTGACAGCGGCAGCTACACCTGCTCCATCAGTGATGGAAGACAAGAACAGAGACTGACAGacatacagctgcaggtcaaag accagcaggtggaggtgaaggtggaGGAAGGCTCAGAGTCTGTCATCCTGCCCTGCAAAACAACACCTGACCTGCCCGAGGACACCAGGGTGGAGTGGACTCGCTCTGATCCAGAACTCGTGTACATAATCCAAatgaagatgaatgaagacctgctgagaactggagacctcagtctgaccctgaaacagcccacacagagagacacaggaggATACATCTGCACCATCTACAGGGACAAAGACATCCTGAGACAGAAAGTAgtgctgcaggtcaaag AACCATTTCTATCCAaggccacagttcacctggTTTTGCTGGTTCTTGTTCTAGTTGTTTCTGgagatgttttatttcacttctgGAACTATTTCATGTCAC TCTTTCCGGTGAAGGTCGAGGTGGAGTTGGGAGCAGAGTCTGTCCGGCTGCCcttcaaaactacaaaaaacctGCCTGCTGATGCTAAAGTGATGTGGGAACGTTATGATCCGAGAAGGATGGTCCACGTGTTCTGCAGGGAGCCTGATGAGACAAAACAGCACGAGGATTACAGAGACCGAacagagatgaatgaagacccACTGAGTACTAGAGACCTCACTCTGACCCTGAAACAGCCAAAAGAGGCAGACAGTggagaatacaaatgtttagTCTGGAGGAGGGGAGACTTCATCAGGACGAAATCAGTGCTGCTCACAGTCAGAGGTTTGTCACAGgcggaggagggaggagaggaagcaCAGGTGGATCGTCTGATGATGAGGAGCATTCATTGA
- the LOC115775767 gene encoding uncharacterized protein LOC115775767 isoform X1 encodes MKTLLLLLFINVSQHALAVVMEVYAGEKSILLPCQYSGFPPEDDPAVMWTRSDLDPKSVHLLQKGGDDLSGQNQHYSGRTSVRSDALKTGNYSLTLRNPQLTDSGSYTCSITDGREEKILRDLQLQVKDQQVEVKVEEGSESVILPCKTPPDLPEDTRVEWTRSDRKLTIVHVYANRSNNPENQHCHYCDRTNMTNSLLRTGDLSLTLKYPTQRDTGGYICTIYRDKDILRQKVVLQHVKAPFPSWVTALLVFLVLLPVVSGGLLFHFRHYFMSLIPVEVEVELGAESVRLPFKTTKNLPADAKVMWERYDPRKMVYVFCREPDETEQHEDYRDRTEMNEDPLTTGDLTLTLTQPRQEDSGEYKCLVWRRGDFIRKKSVLLTVKVIQVEVEEGAESVRLPIKITRNLPADAKVMWERYDPRKMVYVFCREPDETEQHGDYRDRTEMNEDPLTTGDLTLTLTRPRQEDSGEYRCLVWRRGDFIRKKSVLLTVRGLSQVEEGGEEAQVDRLMMRSIH; translated from the exons ATGaagactctgctgctgctgctcttcatcaACG tttcccagcatgccctggCTGTGGTGATGGAGGTGTATGCAGGAGAAAAGTCCATCCTGCTGCCCTGTCAGTACTCAGGGTTTCCACCTGAGGACGatcctgcagtgatgtggactcgCAGTGATCTCGATCCCAAATCTGTCCACCTGCTCCAAAAAGGAGGAGATGATCTTAGCGGACAGAACCAGCATTACAGCGGACGCACATCAGTGAGGTCTGATGCTCTTAAAACTGGAAATTacagcctcactctgaggaacCCACAACTGACTGACAGCGGCAGCTACACCTGCTCCATCACTGatggaagagaagaaaagataCTGAGAGACTTACAgttgcaggtcaaag accagcaggtggaggtgaaggtggaGGAAGGCTCAGAGTCTGTCATCCTGCCCTGCAAAACACCACCTGACCTGCCCGAGGACACCAGGGTGGAGTGGACTCGCTCTGACCGAAAACTCACAATCGTCCATGTTTATGCAAACAGAAGTAACAACCCTGAAAATCAGCATTGCCATTACTGCGATCGCACAAATATGACCAACAGCCtgctgagaactggagacctcagtctgaccctgaaataccccacacagagagacacaggaggATACATCTGCACCATCTACAGGGACAAAGACATCCTGAGACAGAAAGTAGTGCTGCAACATGTCAAAG CACCATTTCCATCCTGGGTCACAGCTCTCCTGGTTTTCCTGGTTCTTCTTCCAGTTGTTTCTGGAggtcttttatttcatttccggCACTATTTCATGTCAC TCATTccggtggaggtggaggtggagttGGGAGCAGAGTCTGTCCGGCTGCCcttcaaaaccacaaaaaacCTGCCTGCTGATGCTAAAGTGATGTGGGAACGTTATGATCCGAGAAAGATGGTCTACGTGTTCTGCAGGGAGCCTGATGAGACAGAACAGCACGAGGATTACAGAGACCGAacagagatgaatgaagacccGCTGACAACCGGAGACCTCACTCTGACCCTGACACAGCCAAGACAGGAAGACAGTggagaatacaaatgtttagTCTGGAGGAGGGGAGACTTCATCAGGAAGAAATCAGTGCTGCTCACAGTCAAAG tcattcaggtggaggtggaggagggagcAGAGTCTGTCCGGCTGCCCATCAAAATCACAAGAAACCTGCCTGCTGATGCTAAAGTGATGTGGGAACGTTATGATCCGAGAAAGATGGTCTACGTGTTCTGCAGGGAGCCTGACGAGACAGAACAGCACGGGGATTACAGAGACCGAacagagatgaatgaagacccGCTGACAACCGGTGACCTCACTCTGACCCTGACACGGCCAAGACAGGAAGACAGTGGAGAATACAGATGTTTAGTCTGGAGGAGGGGAGACTTCATCAGGAAGAAATCAGTGCTGCTCACAGTCAGAGGTTTGTCACaggtggaggagggaggagaggaagcaCAGGTGGATCGTCTGATGATGAGGAGCATTCATTGA
- the LOC115775767 gene encoding uncharacterized protein LOC115775767 isoform X2 encodes MEVYAGEKSILLPCQYSGFPPEDDPAVMWTRSDLDPKSVHLLQKGGDDLSGQNQHYSGRTSVRSDALKTGNYSLTLRNPQLTDSGSYTCSITDGREEKILRDLQLQVKDQQVEVKVEEGSESVILPCKTPPDLPEDTRVEWTRSDRKLTIVHVYANRSNNPENQHCHYCDRTNMTNSLLRTGDLSLTLKYPTQRDTGGYICTIYRDKDILRQKVVLQHVKAPFPSWVTALLVFLVLLPVVSGGLLFHFRHYFMSLIPVEVEVELGAESVRLPFKTTKNLPADAKVMWERYDPRKMVYVFCREPDETEQHEDYRDRTEMNEDPLTTGDLTLTLTQPRQEDSGEYKCLVWRRGDFIRKKSVLLTVKVIQVEVEEGAESVRLPIKITRNLPADAKVMWERYDPRKMVYVFCREPDETEQHGDYRDRTEMNEDPLTTGDLTLTLTRPRQEDSGEYRCLVWRRGDFIRKKSVLLTVRGLSQVEEGGEEAQVDRLMMRSIH; translated from the exons ATGGAGGTGTATGCAGGAGAAAAGTCCATCCTGCTGCCCTGTCAGTACTCAGGGTTTCCACCTGAGGACGatcctgcagtgatgtggactcgCAGTGATCTCGATCCCAAATCTGTCCACCTGCTCCAAAAAGGAGGAGATGATCTTAGCGGACAGAACCAGCATTACAGCGGACGCACATCAGTGAGGTCTGATGCTCTTAAAACTGGAAATTacagcctcactctgaggaacCCACAACTGACTGACAGCGGCAGCTACACCTGCTCCATCACTGatggaagagaagaaaagataCTGAGAGACTTACAgttgcaggtcaaag accagcaggtggaggtgaaggtggaGGAAGGCTCAGAGTCTGTCATCCTGCCCTGCAAAACACCACCTGACCTGCCCGAGGACACCAGGGTGGAGTGGACTCGCTCTGACCGAAAACTCACAATCGTCCATGTTTATGCAAACAGAAGTAACAACCCTGAAAATCAGCATTGCCATTACTGCGATCGCACAAATATGACCAACAGCCtgctgagaactggagacctcagtctgaccctgaaataccccacacagagagacacaggaggATACATCTGCACCATCTACAGGGACAAAGACATCCTGAGACAGAAAGTAGTGCTGCAACATGTCAAAG CACCATTTCCATCCTGGGTCACAGCTCTCCTGGTTTTCCTGGTTCTTCTTCCAGTTGTTTCTGGAggtcttttatttcatttccggCACTATTTCATGTCAC TCATTccggtggaggtggaggtggagttGGGAGCAGAGTCTGTCCGGCTGCCcttcaaaaccacaaaaaacCTGCCTGCTGATGCTAAAGTGATGTGGGAACGTTATGATCCGAGAAAGATGGTCTACGTGTTCTGCAGGGAGCCTGATGAGACAGAACAGCACGAGGATTACAGAGACCGAacagagatgaatgaagacccGCTGACAACCGGAGACCTCACTCTGACCCTGACACAGCCAAGACAGGAAGACAGTggagaatacaaatgtttagTCTGGAGGAGGGGAGACTTCATCAGGAAGAAATCAGTGCTGCTCACAGTCAAAG tcattcaggtggaggtggaggagggagcAGAGTCTGTCCGGCTGCCCATCAAAATCACAAGAAACCTGCCTGCTGATGCTAAAGTGATGTGGGAACGTTATGATCCGAGAAAGATGGTCTACGTGTTCTGCAGGGAGCCTGACGAGACAGAACAGCACGGGGATTACAGAGACCGAacagagatgaatgaagacccGCTGACAACCGGTGACCTCACTCTGACCCTGACACGGCCAAGACAGGAAGACAGTGGAGAATACAGATGTTTAGTCTGGAGGAGGGGAGACTTCATCAGGAAGAAATCAGTGCTGCTCACAGTCAGAGGTTTGTCACaggtggaggagggaggagaggaagcaCAGGTGGATCGTCTGATGATGAGGAGCATTCATTGA